A window of Synergistaceae bacterium genomic DNA:
TGCGACAAAAATACAACCTGGCATCACCTGCACAACCCAATCGTCCAGGCTCTCTATACACGCCACGGCAGGGAGATCAACTTCCTCGGCGTAATCCCGACTCAGGAGAGCACAGTGCTTGACGGAAAGCTCCGTGCCGCCGAGATGAACCTTTCAATAGCACAGCAGCTGGGAGCAGAAGGAGCGATCGTCTCCGAGGAAGGCTACGGCAATCCGGACACCGACCTTTGTCTTAACGCTAAAAAATTTGAGCAGGCCGGAATAAAAACAGTACTGATATCGGATGAATCGGCAGGAACCGACGGAGCCAGCCAGAGTCTGGCGGACGCCACACCGGAGCTTACAGGGTTCGTCTCAACAGGGAACGTAAACGAGATGATCGAAGTACCGGCTATGGACAAAATTATAGGATACAGGGAGGCTATATCCCTCCTCTCCGGAGGCGCAGAAGAAAGCCTCCGTGATGACGGGTCAATGTACGTTGAGCTCCAGTCGATAATCGCATCAACTGCCGAAATAGGCTTCAACAAACTCGGCTGTGAGTGGGTCTGAGGGAGGCATTACAGATGACTTGCAATATCGTTCACTACATAAACCAGTTCTATGCAGGAATAGGAGGAGAAGAAAAAGCGGACTACAGGCCGGAGGTACGCGAAGTCGCAGTTGGACCGGGGGTGCAGATCAACAAAATATTAGACGGGGAGGGGATCATTGTTGCGACAGTGATATGCGGCGACGGATTCTACGGAGAGAACACGGAAGAAGCGCGCAAGATCTGTCTTGATATGATCGGACGTTTCAAACCCGACCTGTTTATGGCCGGACCCGCCTTCAATGCCGGACGCTACGGTTTTGCATGCGGGGACATCGCGGCTACGGTAGGCAAGCAGCTCGGCATCCCTACGGTCACGGCAATGTACCCCGAGAACCCTGGGGTCGAACTTTACTCCAAGAAGACATATATTGCAATAACATCCGACAGTGCGCGCGGTATGAGCAAAGCCCTACAGTCAATGACCGGCATCGGTCTCAAGCTATTCAGAGGGGAGAAGATGGGACCTGCAAGGCTTGAGGGATACATTCACCACGGTATACGCAAATCTTTCTTCCATGAGAAGAATGGTGCGGAACGCGCGGTGGAGATGCTGCTTGCCAAGCTGAGGGGGGAAGAGTTCCGAACTGAATATGAGATGCCGGTCTTCAATAAAATACCTCCGGCGCCTCCGGTAAAAGACCTCCGTAAAGCAACAATAGCACTGATATCTTCCGGCGGTATCGT
This region includes:
- a CDS encoding glycine/betaine/sarcosine/D-proline family reductase selenoprotein B — protein: MTCNIVHYINQFYAGIGGEEKADYRPEVREVAVGPGVQINKILDGEGIIVATVICGDGFYGENTEEARKICLDMIGRFKPDLFMAGPAFNAGRYGFACGDIAATVGKQLGIPTVTAMYPENPGVELYSKKTYIAITSDSARGMSKALQSMTGIGLKLFRGEKMGPARLEGYIHHGIRKSFFHEKNGAERAVEMLLAKLRGEEFRTEYEMPVFNKIPPAPPVKDLRKATIALISSGGIVPKGNPDHIRVSSAESYGAYDISQLRDMTPDNYESIHGGYDREWANIDPDVVLPLDVMRELEAQGVYAKLHNTFYTTTGTGTAVANAERFGREIGEQLKNEGVDAAILTSTUGTCTRCGASMTREIERVAGIPVVQIATIVPIMLTVGTNRIVPGIAIPHPTGNPALGPEGDRLARKEIVLRALKALTTPIEEQTIFEK